A single region of the bacterium genome encodes:
- a CDS encoding response regulator, which produces MNPIRILLVEDNPGDVRLLREALRELNGGQSLLKAVGSLSDALRCVSEESFDVVLLDLTLPDSDGYQTLARMRARTEDLPIVVLTGHDDEEFAAEALRLGAQDYLIKGRSNGSLVLRSARYAIERARTFAELRQSMEKYRLLAENITDVIWTTDLTFRRTFTSPSVFRLRGYTSEEVAEQTLDQIFTEESLRLIRQIAAEELAIEQAGAGGLDRVRTAELEMFRRDGSTVWTEVNVSILRDAHSKPTGILGVTRDISARRRTEEALRTKSSQIENLFDNLDYVFMSLDPQARRVLQVSPAFEEVYGLPREALFRNVDVALEVVHPDDREMIDRGVEMLYGGRPFAGEFRIVRPDGEVRWAETHVKPAIDKKGQVIRLDAVVADVTPRKQVERIQAVLFQILNASSTTDNLEEFLSAVRGQLSTLLDATNFYVALYDPAKKMYSFPFFADTHDDFGKHKCELPNSLTDYVRRTGIPLLTDRTTHDKLEADGEIALMGTPSHVWLGVPLKTAKGVIGVMVVQSYSEQTTYTQRELQLMTMVSGHVAVAIERKAAQDALRDSEEQLRQAQKMEAIGRLAGGVAHDFNNLLTAILGHGELAMYKLHEDDPLRENVGQMVRAADRAASLTRQLLAFSRKQVLQPRVFDLNAIVADMEKMLRRLIGEDVELVIRLGGDVGPVRADPGQIEQVIMNLAINARDAMPKGGRLTVETTEIELDESAAWNHQQVTPGRYVMMAVSDTGTGMDSDLQSHIFEPFFTTKEHGKGTGLGLSTVYGIISQSGGHIWVYSEVGRGTTFKVCLPRVSATVEPTRIPPSPEPLKGSETILLVEDEEGVRDLVERILSHHGYRVITAAFPQQAIRMAKGFQGTIDLLVTDIILPQINGNELAKRVRGLRPEIRVMFMSGYTDDRILGHEIADGRASFLAKPFTAEGLARKVREVLDTACVAA; this is translated from the coding sequence ATGAATCCCATTCGTATTCTTTTGGTGGAAGATAATCCGGGGGACGTACGGCTGCTCCGCGAAGCCCTTCGCGAGCTCAACGGCGGCCAATCCCTCCTGAAAGCCGTCGGATCGCTGTCGGACGCGCTGCGATGCGTCTCCGAAGAATCGTTCGACGTGGTCCTCCTTGATCTGACTCTTCCCGATAGCGACGGCTATCAAACGCTTGCTCGCATGAGAGCTCGCACCGAAGATCTTCCCATCGTCGTTCTCACCGGACACGATGATGAGGAGTTCGCCGCCGAAGCCCTTCGCCTCGGCGCGCAGGACTACCTTATCAAGGGTCGTTCGAACGGTAGCCTGGTCCTGCGGTCGGCCCGCTATGCGATCGAACGCGCGCGGACGTTTGCCGAACTCCGCCAGAGTATGGAAAAGTATCGTCTACTCGCCGAAAACATCACCGACGTAATCTGGACCACCGATCTCACCTTCCGTCGAACCTTCACCAGTCCCTCCGTGTTCCGTCTCCGCGGCTATACGTCCGAAGAAGTGGCCGAGCAGACATTAGATCAAATCTTCACGGAGGAATCGCTCCGACTGATCCGACAGATCGCCGCCGAAGAACTCGCCATCGAACAAGCGGGAGCCGGCGGCCTCGACCGCGTCCGCACCGCCGAATTGGAGATGTTCCGCCGGGATGGATCCACGGTCTGGACCGAGGTGAATGTTTCCATCCTGCGCGATGCCCATAGCAAGCCTACGGGGATTCTGGGAGTCACCCGCGACATCTCGGCTCGCCGACGCACCGAGGAAGCGCTGCGCACCAAGAGCAGTCAAATTGAGAATCTGTTCGACAATCTCGACTACGTATTCATGTCGCTGGATCCGCAAGCCCGCCGGGTACTTCAGGTGTCGCCCGCGTTCGAGGAGGTATACGGTCTCCCGCGCGAAGCGCTGTTCCGAAACGTAGACGTCGCGCTGGAAGTGGTTCACCCCGATGATCGAGAGATGATTGATCGCGGAGTTGAAATGCTCTACGGAGGGCGGCCCTTCGCCGGGGAGTTTCGCATCGTGCGACCCGATGGCGAGGTCCGCTGGGCGGAGACACACGTCAAACCCGCCATAGACAAAAAAGGACAAGTCATTCGCTTGGATGCCGTTGTCGCCGACGTAACGCCGCGCAAACAGGTGGAACGAATCCAGGCCGTTCTCTTCCAGATTCTCAACGCTTCCTCCACCACCGACAACCTGGAGGAGTTCTTGAGTGCAGTTCGAGGACAATTGAGCACACTGCTCGATGCCACCAACTTCTATGTCGCGCTCTATGATCCCGCGAAGAAGATGTACTCCTTTCCCTTCTTCGCGGATACCCACGATGACTTCGGCAAGCATAAATGCGAGTTGCCCAACAGTCTCACGGACTACGTCCGTCGTACCGGAATTCCCCTCCTCACCGATCGAACCACCCATGATAAGCTGGAGGCGGATGGCGAAATCGCGCTAATGGGAACCCCTTCTCATGTATGGCTCGGTGTACCCCTCAAGACCGCCAAGGGAGTTATCGGTGTAATGGTGGTCCAGAGCTATTCCGAACAAACGACCTACACGCAGCGCGAACTCCAACTGATGACAATGGTGTCCGGTCACGTCGCCGTTGCCATCGAGCGAAAAGCTGCGCAGGATGCGCTCAGAGACAGCGAGGAGCAACTCCGCCAAGCGCAAAAAATGGAAGCCATTGGCCGCCTCGCCGGCGGAGTGGCTCACGATTTCAATAATCTCCTGACGGCGATTCTCGGTCATGGTGAGTTGGCCATGTACAAACTCCACGAGGATGATCCACTCCGCGAGAACGTGGGTCAGATGGTCAGAGCCGCCGATCGTGCCGCTTCCCTTACCCGGCAACTCCTCGCTTTCAGCCGCAAACAGGTCCTCCAGCCGCGCGTCTTCGACCTCAATGCCATTGTTGCGGATATGGAAAAAATGCTGCGCCGCCTGATCGGCGAAGACGTTGAACTCGTCATAAGACTCGGCGGCGACGTCGGTCCCGTCCGCGCCGATCCCGGACAGATCGAACAAGTCATCATGAATCTCGCGATCAATGCCCGTGACGCGATGCCGAAGGGGGGACGTCTTACCGTTGAGACTACGGAAATTGAACTCGATGAATCCGCCGCCTGGAATCATCAGCAAGTCACACCCGGACGGTACGTCATGATGGCTGTTTCCGACACGGGCACCGGCATGGATTCCGATCTGCAGTCTCATATTTTCGAGCCCTTCTTCACCACCAAGGAACACGGCAAGGGAACCGGCCTCGGTTTGTCCACCGTCTACGGTATCATCAGCCAAAGCGGCGGACACATCTGGGTCTACAGTGAAGTCGGACGAGGAACGACGTTCAAGGTTTGTCTGCCTCGCGTGAGCGCCACGGTGGAACCGACGAGAATCCCCCCGTCTCCCGAACCCCTCAAAGGAAGCGAAACGATTCTGCTCGTCGAGGACGAAGAAGGGGTTCGTGATCTCGTGGAACGTATTCTCAGCCATCACGGCTACCGCGTCATCACGGCCGCCTTCCCCCAGCAAGCCATTCGTATGGCCAAAGGCTTCCAGGGAACGATAGATTTGCTGGTCACGGATATCATTCTTCCGCAAATCAACGGAAATGAACTTGCCAAACGGGTACGAGGGTTGCGACCGGAGATTCGTGTAATGTTCATGTCCGGGTATACTGACGACCGAATTCTCGGTCACGAGATCGCGGATGGACGGGCGTCCTTTCTTGCCAAGCCGTTCACTGCCG
- a CDS encoding response regulator produces METRTLHRPIEILLVEDSPADVRLTMETLKDGKISNHMNVVWDGVEALQYLRQLAHFRNAVRPDLILLDLNLPKLDGRDVLREIKADENLQTIPVIILTTSDSEQDIVAGYNQHANCYIVKPVKLDQFVEVVKSIEDFWLSIVRLPMI; encoded by the coding sequence ATGGAGACCCGCACGCTCCACCGACCGATCGAAATCCTCCTGGTCGAGGATTCGCCCGCGGATGTGCGCCTGACCATGGAAACCCTTAAGGACGGAAAAATATCCAATCATATGAACGTCGTCTGGGACGGGGTGGAAGCGTTGCAATATCTGCGACAACTCGCCCACTTCCGAAACGCCGTCCGTCCTGACCTGATCTTGCTCGATCTGAATCTTCCCAAGCTCGATGGCCGGGACGTGCTCCGCGAGATCAAAGCGGACGAAAACCTGCAAACCATTCCCGTAATAATCCTTACCACTTCCGATTCGGAACAGGACATCGTGGCCGGCTACAACCAGCACGCCAACTGTTACATCGTGAAACCCGTAAAACTGGATCAATTCGTCGAGGTCGTCAAGTCTATCGAGGACTTCTGGCTCTCGATCGTCAGGCTGCCGATGATATGA
- a CDS encoding PAS domain S-box protein has translation QEDFEYVGREKYGQIAEKGSGTAETQWRRKDGTVIDILLSSSLIDPKNLPAGVTFTATDITERKRAEEQLRRSREEWHTIFHAVGHPAFILNPQQEVIAANRTALLTLGMSEQDVAGKKCWELFHSPELDAPPPGCPMKAMLASGEMETTEMEIEALGGHFLVSCTPVLGSDGQLEKVIHVATDVSELKRAETEVRTERDRAQGYLDIAGTIIVALNRQGEIMLINRKGCRILGCLETEIVGRDWFETCLPPPVRDAVRDFFRRSMEGVIEMPEYYENNVLTGNGERTIAWHNTVIRDDDERIIGTLSSGEDITERKQAEEELVRRTQELERSNSELERFAYVASHDLQEPLRMMSSYAELLKRRYEGQLDRDADDYVGYIVEGADRMQQLIRDLLAYSRMDVRGKRFEKIDCAKILEAVLENLQLVIEENQAVITHDSLPLAHGDKTQVVQLFQNLIGNAIKFRGQDAPRIHVGCADKNAHWEFSVSDNGIGIEAEYFDRIFVVFRRLHKRDEYPGTGIGLAICKKIVERHGGRIWVESQPGEGTTFRFNLPKSQHRDSARRSR, from the coding sequence CAGGAGGATTTCGAGTACGTCGGTCGCGAGAAGTATGGCCAGATCGCCGAAAAAGGTTCCGGAACCGCCGAGACCCAATGGCGACGGAAAGATGGGACGGTGATTGATATCCTACTCAGTTCCTCACTCATTGATCCGAAGAATCTGCCCGCCGGAGTTACGTTTACGGCTACCGATATCACCGAACGCAAACGCGCTGAGGAGCAACTTCGCCGGTCCCGCGAAGAATGGCATACGATCTTTCACGCCGTGGGGCACCCCGCGTTTATCCTCAATCCTCAGCAAGAGGTCATCGCGGCCAATCGGACGGCACTCCTGACTCTCGGTATGTCGGAGCAGGACGTTGCCGGAAAAAAATGCTGGGAACTGTTCCATTCTCCGGAACTGGATGCTCCTCCGCCCGGTTGTCCCATGAAAGCCATGCTCGCCTCCGGTGAAATGGAGACGACGGAGATGGAAATCGAGGCGCTGGGAGGCCACTTCTTGGTGTCCTGCACTCCGGTGCTCGGCAGTGACGGGCAACTGGAGAAGGTGATCCATGTCGCCACCGACGTTTCCGAACTCAAGCGTGCGGAAACCGAGGTTCGCACGGAACGTGACCGAGCCCAAGGCTACTTGGACATCGCGGGCACGATCATCGTCGCTCTTAACCGGCAAGGTGAAATCATGCTCATCAACCGCAAGGGCTGCCGGATTCTCGGTTGTCTCGAAACCGAAATCGTCGGACGGGACTGGTTCGAAACGTGCCTTCCCCCACCGGTTCGTGACGCCGTGCGTGATTTCTTCCGGAGATCAATGGAGGGCGTGATCGAAATGCCGGAGTACTACGAAAACAATGTCCTTACCGGTAACGGTGAACGCACGATTGCCTGGCATAATACGGTTATTCGCGACGACGATGAACGAATTATAGGTACGCTCAGTTCCGGGGAGGATATCACCGAGCGCAAGCAAGCCGAGGAGGAGCTCGTCCGCCGCACACAGGAGCTGGAGCGCTCCAATTCCGAACTCGAACGTTTTGCCTACGTCGCGTCCCATGATTTGCAGGAACCGCTGCGCATGATGTCGAGCTACGCCGAACTCCTGAAAAGACGCTATGAAGGTCAGCTTGATCGGGACGCCGACGATTACGTCGGCTACATCGTCGAGGGGGCCGATCGTATGCAGCAGCTCATTCGCGACCTGCTCGCATACTCCCGTATGGACGTGCGCGGAAAACGATTCGAAAAGATTGACTGCGCCAAGATACTCGAAGCGGTACTCGAAAACCTGCAGCTTGTGATCGAGGAAAATCAGGCGGTGATCACCCATGATTCATTGCCGTTGGCGCATGGCGATAAGACACAAGTCGTTCAATTGTTTCAAAATCTTATCGGCAACGCGATCAAGTTCCGCGGCCAAGACGCGCCGCGAATCCACGTCGGTTGCGCCGATAAGAACGCTCATTGGGAATTTTCCGTAAGCGACAACGGCATCGGCATCGAAGCCGAATATTTCGATCGCATCTTCGTCGTCTTTCGAAGACTTCATAAAAGAGACGAATACCCCGGAACCGGTATCGGCCTCGCCATTTGTAAGAAGATCGTCGAGCGTCATGGCGGCCGGATCTGGGTGGAGTCACAGCCGGGTGAGGGTACGACATTCCGTTTCAACCTCCCCAAATCTCAACACCGCGATTCAGCGCGGAGGAGCCGATAA